From Arachis hypogaea cultivar Tifrunner chromosome 3, arahy.Tifrunner.gnm2.J5K5, whole genome shotgun sequence:
atGACGCATAGCAACGCACACGGCGACAGAGCAGACACGACAACAGTAGTGACTGGACAGGTAGAATAACAGCGACGAGATGGAAGTTGCATATTCTTCTCTATTGCATTCGAAAGCAAGTCAAGCAATATTCTACTCTCCTGGAGTTTTGGGAGTGAGATCATAGAATTGAGGGCAAGAAAAGTTAGGTAGCTATTTGGTTTTTTAAGGcttttttttccagatttctaAATACCTAAAAGAGCACCGCGTTAAAGATTATAtatcctttatttctttcttttttttttaatgtagatgaatataaaatatattaggaATTGTCTAcgagaaaattaaattaagttagacaaatatattattattatttctcatTATTAATTTAACTCTACCTATTATACAAAATCtctatttatatgatttatttctcattatatctaGATTATAtcttattaataattatagataaaattttttattaattgcattttaagttttcaattatatgtcagaactaattttttttatttaaagttaatgtaaaatataaaaaaattcacatCAAGTTATCTAAACTCTAGAgtcattaataaattttttgacCAATAAGATGTCATTAATAATCTTCTCTAAAAGTTTAAGTtgcataaatataattagataattttaataagaataatattatgcatttaaatttatctattctattatataaaaatcaaatttttgtacTTAATGATGAACCTGACGtagcatgcttttgagaatgtttttcgatttatttcttttaactcattaactataagttattacgataaattaactatatcaactaattaatttgattaaatatttaaatattatataatttattgtaatttatatcaatttgatttggtagtattttctaatttatttattttaatattctgttagtatttttaatttattttttaaaatttattaacccaAATTTATTatgtgtactaattaattaatttgattaatttattagtcattaaaataataaatctatgaataaaataggcaattgagatattttcaactaataattaaatcaaatcaaatcaaatcatatatattaagctaaattcaaatcatgtgaattatggaccaaattaaaataaaataatttcttacttattcaatACACCTTTTGTATTTACAAATAAATTATTGTCTACTTCAATATatgaaatttttatgaattttttattgcgcaattcactttaacacaaataaattaatttataaaaatttaaacttgaaCGCTTGTTATGATTAAactcaaactttaatttattttgtcatattattatataaatattaaattcttcgATTAAATACTTATTTGATTATGAAAtgatattatatattactttatattgacaattaaatttcaattactacacaaatattatattttaggtaattgtatatttttttgttatgttaaaaattattatataattctaAGATAatttagttatgtttatttttttaaaagtattgtcATTATTGAAGAGTAACTAATATTTGTGatagtataaaatttaaaaataaaaatacaaaatattaatatactgtGTTTTCGAAGTATAAATCTTGAAGTAAATAtatgtaattataattaatgatcataattaaaagtcttttttttcaatttgttcaggacatgtttatcttaaattttattcctttattaattagtatttttttacatttaattatcattaatttatataaatcaaaatgtataatttaaaaagatagatacgtgtctaaaaattaaaaaaaaattgttagtaaaaaatttataacgctttagttttttttttttgcatcatatcttatatttttaccataagttagaggtaaattattaaatataaattatatttattacttattatcctaattcgaattcattaaattcgatttaaATAGAGACAACTAGGCAACGTTATTGGATTTAGGGGATTCAGGTAATTTTAGGGTGACTTTGATTTATCAATATAAATTAGCCTAATATGtgatattaattattgttatatatataaaaaatgtgacATATTTATGTATTGTTTAGATTAGAAGAATTTGTAGAGAAATAACATGCTGGGGAAGAAAATAGATggaaaaatcaatttttcattatttggttcaacaaagaaattgaatgaaaaatataaaagtgTATATAAAACTCACGTAAATTTTTTCTTCGAAGTTGCCAAGAAAACTGATTCAAAAGTGTAAACATGGATAAAAATACAGAGTTaccatttaaaatataatttatatataatatataaaaacattaatataatttttctctattataattttttctcttcttacttttccttccatttaagcaaaagaaattttttcctctattttcttttcattcattttttttcatctaaacagcacacaaaaaaatacttttctttccattttctttcctcttattttttatcttatatccaaacaatagtttagtgtttatccatttatcttttattaatattattataacaagAATACATCTAACCTTATAAAAATGAGATAACCTAAACTTTGATTATCTAAGAATTTATTGAGTGGCTAGAATAGCTCCACGTCACGAACCAATGAATGCTAGCAATAAGGATGATCACAAAAACAGCCGAAACATGTATTTGCTGGAATTGCTCGCGTTTTGGAGCTAGATGGGAACTCCTGAAATCCTCACGACCTGCCATGTGAAAATGAATGGGACTAGGGGTGACAAACGAGTCGAAATCTGTCGAGCTGGTCGTATAACCCGCTAAAAAATGCGGGTTGGGCCAGAAATTTATggccaccaaacttaaaaatcccGCCTACCCTGCACCGCCTAATCCACAGGATTTGGCGGGCTTCGGCGGGGCGGGGCAGGCTTTCCCACTGAgccaaatttttattttggtagagtcatttttttacaaatttctatgatgttattgatctacaaaatgatgaagatgataattaaagaagttttaagttatattttggataatatttgttTTACTTTGAACAATGCTGGTTTattattttgttcaaaaaaaatatttattacacatttataattataaagacgtTAATGTACATGAATTTAAaaactataattttttatgtttttagaaattataaatttattgaaattgttgtgaaattatatatattgtttaatatttaatgccttataaaaaaaaaagagatcccGCCAGCCTACCATTAGGCGGGCAGGGGAAAAATTCAGGACCGTCTTACTAGGCGGGGCGGGCTTTTGACGAGACATGACGGACTTTTCCGTTTGCCACTCCTAATAGGGGAACGGACATAAGTACCCGTCTCATGAAACTTATTAAATATAcgcgaatataaaattattaatttatcctaatttatatatacgtaaatccatttcttgaatttagtaaTCCTAATTTTTGCCTCCAattcgaattttttctttttcttccagccTCATTCTCAGCCttgatcctctctctctctaactcactttctctaCCTCTCATCAAGTCCGTCACTATGTCGCTCAGTATGGtcctaaaaaattatgttatattattatgttggattatttttttatattttctccttttgaaatgttatttttcataaggaatatgttataaattgtgttgaattatattgaattgattattttatgatttattatattatgtccttttgtgttaatttttttaaaaatttccaaAGACTATTCGTAGATACCCGAAGAGATATATGTTCTCTAAGGAGTGATTAAACAGGAACTTGCAATGATGGAGAAAGAACGAGGACATTTTTTTTAATAGGAATGAGGGATGGAAAGTGAGTTTCTCACGCCTTGAGTCTTCATTaccatattaatttatttttcaatagaataaattatatattgaataacaaaagttgctATCGGTTTCTTttcacactaactaatactcaaGAATGGTGTTTCGATACACCATattaccaaaaaatattaatcgatctaataacttttgtaatgacataagtttatgaaatttgaaaatttaaaaattatttcataaaatgtaaagttttaacaagtaataatattgatcatattattttgatttcaagaatgaatacgatagcaataaataaaattgtcccaagtaaattttaacaaagacaaaaataaataagtatttttattaataaaaaataaatctattttaaagacaaatacaatttttttctatggATTTCCTAACTTGGCAAGTCGAAAATTAATCCACCACATattgatgctctatttattaagggtctgtCGCTAACTAATGGATTGTGATACACACAAGACGAAATTCAAACTCTAAATACTTGTTTAAGCGGGCCAATGAGATGACCattcaataaatttaaattgattaaaataaatattaattattttttatattttttaaattataaaatatttataataataattactatgtatattttttatttaaatttaataaaaaatttatataattttatgtattatcccgtgTAAGACACGAGAACATATACTAGTTCACATAAAAACATGATCTAGTATTAATTCTTAAGAACTATGGATTATTGGGAAGGACAAACTCCTGCAATTTTATCATCAATTCTATTAGagtatatacttttttttatttttattgtatcatcatttaccaattaaaaacaatatcagtttttcaaagtaaatatataAGAATATAAGAATCATAATAAAGCCATTATGTAAATTTGGAGACATGCTACCGGCGAATATTATTATCGTAAAGTTAATTTTTCGAGGGCCCCATAATTTACATAAGTTATTCTAATATAGTAAATTagttaatatctaatttttttaaattttttattaaatttttagttaATAGATTGTTGTATATACAAAATAGAATTTAAACTACCGACCCACTAAAATTGATTTATTGATGTCGATTTAGATGTAAATGAATTGTTATTTAGATACTTCTTTTGAGAAATAAAACAAGCACTTATTAACATAATTACAGAAAGAAAAATGCTACTTGTAATTCAGCATTTAttcagttttaaaatttaatattttattattttaattttttaattaatcatattttttatttttaaaaaattatttttattatttttaatatttatcacCGTAAAATTTGTAACTATTTGTAATATATTAGTTTTTTGATAAAATTTGTAACAACTTTTTGtgtactaatttttaaaaaatcggtaaagtttttaaaattaattaaactcacttcaattatttttttattcaaaatattcaaaactcatgtcaaaaacacatttaaaattaaataaacaacataaacatatttaaaattatgtattaacaCATCGAAATTATTGTCATTGTAGATCTAAATTACATATTGAACAcacacaaaaattaaattaaatttgaatccATGAAGGGAAGGTGGATTGAGACTCCCACCATTCAAACCATGTTAAAGCTTCCCCATGGCGGCTTCACTCTATCGACACTGACCCAACGGTAGCCACTTTGCTACGGTCTATCAGTATTCGGTATTCACCTTAATCCAGCCTATAGGTAGCCCTTTCCATGGCGCCGACAAccaggctctgataccaattgttaCGGTTTCTCTAGTATCCTTACTGTTAGGGCAGAATTGAGTGTAGAAGATAAGGGTAGAAGGGAAGAACAGAATAACTGAACAGAGGAAGGAATTATCGATGTGATAATTACCTCACTAGcagaataatattataaatttaaatgaaagaaaaacaagaataatTGACTTTCGAGAGGTCAATTCTCTCCCTCTAGATTTTCACTCCACTTATTTCCTGCCTACTAGCTTTTCCAGCCTACCTATTTATAATATCTAATCCTATAACTACTGTCCTAAAGATGTGGAGTttcagaatttaaaatttagtttgcTACTTTTTCTCCTCTCCTTTTATAAGTATATTTAAAAGGAGTTAAATCCCTATTATCTCTCTGATTTGTTGCAATACCCCCCCCCCCATGAAGAGCCACCTTGTCCTCAAGGTGGAAAGAGGGAAATATTGTCTGTAATGTTGCTGCTGATTCCCAAGTATTCTCGAAATCTGGCAGTTCTTTCCATTTGATAAGGACCTCAAGCTCTCCCTGATTGTTGTAGCGGCTGTCAATGGCTTGTTCAGGTTCTACCAGCAATTCCCCTTCTTCAGTGAGTGTTTCGGGTAATGGTTGAGGATGTAAGGAAGGTCCAACACTTTTCTTCAACTGGGAAATATGAAAAACAAGGTGTATTCTTGCTGTGTCAGGTAATTTCAGCCTGTAGGCCACTACTCCAATCCGTTCTAGCACCTCAAAAGGACCATAAAATCTTGCACCTAACTTCTAATTTGATCTGGCTGCCAAAGATTTCATCCTATATAGCTGAAGTTTGAGATACACAAAGTCTCCTACTTCAAAAGACACATCACGTCGTTTCTTGTCTGCACTTTGTCTCATTCTGTTCTGAGCCCTATTAAGCTGAAATTGGATTTCATCTAGCATCTGATTTCGTTCCTCCAATAAGACCCTTACTTCTTCTACTGAAGATTCCATCCCTCCTCGTAATAAAGCTGGAGGTTCCCTGCCATATAAAGCTCGAAAAGGTGTCATCCGAATAGAGCCATGGTATGAGGTATTATACCAAAATTCTGCCCAAGAAAGCCAAGCGGGCCATTGTTTAGTCATGTGGTACCAAAATTCGACAATTGATGATGGAAAACCATGGAGGCGTACCACTTCCTTAATGAACAAAACAGCAACATCCTTTGCCGTAAAGGGATGTGAAAGTGGGAAGAAACGAGCATATTTAGTCATGTGGTCCACCACCACAAATATTGTATCCATCCCATTGGCTTTGGGTAATTCCCCTATGAAATCCATTGAGATGTCAACCCATACATTGGAAGGAATTGGCAGCGGTTGTAGGAGACCAGCAGGTTGCAAGGTAGAATGCTTGTTCTGCTGACAAATTTCACAGCCTTTAATAAAGTTCATCACTGCTGCCTTCATACCCTCCCAATAAAGGATAGCAGAAATCCTCTTGTAAGTTCTAAAGAAGCCCGAATGGCCTCCCAGCTTGGAGCTATGAAATTCCAACAGAATTTTTGGAATCCATTTAGAGGTTTTTGCAAGCACTAACCTCCCTTTATATTTGAGTTTTCCATTTATTAATGCAAAACTGGGTGTAGTTTCTTCCCCCACTAACAACTTCTGCATAATCCCATTTAATTTCTCATCAGCCAATACTTCAGCCTCTATATCATCCCATTCTGCTGCCGGAAAAAGACAGGGAGGAGAAATGAAATTTCCTAGAAAGGGCATCAGCCACCCTGTTTTCTGTCCCTGCCTTATATTTAATGTCAAAATTGTATCCCAGTAACTTGGATAACCATTTCTGCTGGCCTTCGTCTGCTACACGCTGATCTAATAAAAACTTCAAGGACTGTTGATCAGTAAAAACTGTGAACTGCTGTCCCATGAGATAGTGTTTCCACTTTTGAACAGCTAGAATAATTGCCATCAACTCTCTTTCGTAGACAGATTTCTGCTGGGCTGTTTTCGAGAGTTTTTGGCTCATAAAAGCAATTGGCCGACCCTCCTGCATCAAGACAGCACCCACTCCCTTTCCGGATGCATCGGTTTCCAGCTGGAAAGGTTTAGAAAAGAATGGAACGGCTAAAACCGGAACGGAAACCATAGCTGTTTTGAGCTTTTGAAAAGCAGATtcagcatccttaccccaattaAAAGAGTCCTTTTTGAGACGTTGGGTGAGAGGAGCAGCAATAGTACCATACCCTTTTACAAAGCGGCGATAATATCCGGTTAAGCCCAAGAAACCCCGCAAGCTGCGAATATCTTTTGGTGGAGGCCAGTCAAGCATATCTCTGAGTTTCTTAGGATCAGCCGCCACCCCTTCGGTAGAAATAACGTGGCCAAGGTACTCAATACTCGTTGCTTCAAAACAGCACTTCTTTTTATTTACCAATAAACTGTGCTGCCTCAGTACCTCAAAAATATTCTGCAAATGACCTCTGTGGCTAATGAGATCCTTGCTATAAATAAGGATGTCATCGAAGAAAACTAAAGCAAATTTTCTGAGGAACGGACGAAGTACAGTGTTCATGAGGGCTTGAAAAGTGGATGGAGCGTTTGTGAGGCCAAAAGGCTTTACAAGGAATTCGTAATGGTCGTCGTGGGTGCGAAAAGCTGTCTTATGAATATCCTCCTCCTTCATTCGAATTTGATGATATCCGGATTTGAGATCCAATTTGGAAAACACTGTTGCACCATCGAGCTCATCCAATAGCTCCTCTATAATAGGAATAGGAAATTTGTCCGGCACCGTGATCTTATTGAGGGCCCTATAGTCGACGCAAAACCTCCACCCACCATCCTTTTTCTTTACCAAAATTACCGGGCTCGAGAAGGGACTTGTGCTGGGCCGAATAATCCTAATCTGCAACATTTCATCAATTATTTTTTCCATTTCTGCCTTCTGATAATGTGGATATCTGTAAGGTCTAATGTTTGGGATCTCTGCACTGTCTTTTAGTACTATAGCATGATCATGTGTTCTTTGTGGAGGAAGACCATATGGGGACTGAAAGACATCCTCAAATTGCTGCAAAATTGCCAAAGTTGCTGACGAAACAGATAGTTGGACTTCTGTAGAATCGGCAATGAACACAGGGGTTACGAGAAAGCCCTCTTCATTATTTCTCAGGGCATTTAAAGTCACTTTTGCACTAGTTCGACTTCTCCCTAAAGAGGGATCACCATGCAAAGTCACCTTCTTCCTATTCAACATCCAGCTTAAGGATAAGGCGTTATAATCCCCTTCAAATTTGCCCAAACTAGCAATCCACCCCGCACCCAAAACGACTTCAGAACGTCCCAATTCCATCACCAAGAAGTCCTCCACAATAGAAATTCCTTGTACCAATAATTCCACTTTTTCACAGCCACCTAACCCATGCTCTATTGCTCCATTTCCAACCTCAATTCGGAAAGGAGGCAGGTGTACCAATGGCAAACCCAGTATGGAGACAAGAGAAGATGAAATAAAATTCGCCTCAGCCCCTGGGTCAACCAACACGACCACCCCAACACCGTTTATAGTAGCTCGTACCTTCAAAGTTTGGTGTGATGTAAGTCCCCAATAACTTAGAGAAGAGAGACGAAGAGAAAGACTGTTAATGGTTACGACAGGTTCGTCCGAGGCCAAATCTTCGCAACAATCCTCGGGTTGTTCATCCTCCTCCCCCAGGAGAATGAGTTGTTGATGTCTGAACTTGCATGCGTGGCCAGGATTCCACTTGTCCCCGCAGCGGAAACAGAGACCTTTGTGCTGTCGCTCACTCCATTCCTCATTTGAAATCCATCGTGATGAAGGCTTTGTGATATTAGTGGTGGAAGGGGCCGAGGAAGTATTGGATTCTGTTTTACTATGAGGGATGGATGTGGGCTGTTTAGTTATAGAAGGAGATTGTGAAGTGTGCTGAGCCCAATTATTGGATCTGGCACCGCTCCAGCTCAAACGGTTAGTATTTTCATTTCGTCTTCCTCCTGGGTGCGTTCCTTCTGTACGCCACGCTTCATTCCTCGACTCTAACATCATGGCCCTATCCATCAGGGCCTGGAGGCTTTCAAACTCGGCAACTCTCATCTCCGCTTTGATCGACGGTTTGAGTCCTTCATGGAACATGCACAACAAGGTATCTCCCCCCAAATGTCTATGTGCCCTAGCCGCTATCTCAAAGTCTCTCCGATACTCCATAACCGACCCATGCTGTCTCACCTGCAATAATGGCGCAAGAGGATTCGCATCTGCACCAAGCTCAAATCGTTTGAGCAAATCTTGTTTGAAACGAATCCATGAAGGGAAGGTGGATTGAGACTCCCACCATTCAAACCATGTTAAAACTTCCCCATGGCGGCTTCACTCTATCGACACTGACCCAACGGTAGCCACTTTGCTACGGTCTATCAGTATTCGGTATTCACCTTAATCCAACCTATAGGTAGCCCTTTCCATGGCGCCGACAAccaggctctgataccaattgttaCGGTTTCTCTAGTATCCTTACTGTTAGGGCAGAATTGAGTGTAGAAGATAAGGGTAGAAGGGAAGAACAGAATAACTGAACAGAGGAAGGAATTATCGATGTGATAATTACCTCACTGGCAGAATAATATTATAGAtttaaatgaaagaaaaacaagaataatTGACTTTCGAGAGGTCAATTCTCTCCCTCTAGATTTTCACTCTACTTATTTCCTGCCTACTAGCTTTCCCAGCCTACCTATTTATAATATCTAATCCTATAACTACTGTCCTAAAGATGTGGAGTttcagaatttaaaatttagtttgcTACTTTTTCTCCTCTCCTTTTATAAGTATATTTAAAAGGAGTTAAATCCCTATTATCTATCTGATTTGTTGCAGTGTATCACTTAATTATTGAATCTTATGATACACCGAAATTTGGTTAATATCTACAAAATTTTCCGCCCGtcctcaaacaacacaattatgaattatttaacGTTGTATCCGTCGTCCGCTCACCTTTAAGTCCAGAATCTACTGCATTACTTTTGATTGTTGTGTTCATTAAATCATTGTGTGCGGGTGCGCTCATCCCCTTTCGAGAGCCTAGTGTTTGTTCTAATAAAGTCCATACCAATATTTTTGTAAGAAAGTACAAAGAAGCCTAAAAGATCTCATTTCTAAGTTCTAAGTTCTAACAGCTCTGATAAGGAGAATAAGAAGGGTATGACCCACCAAACAGAGTTCCAACTTCCAACTCTCCAAGCATAAGAAAATAGAGGAAGTGAAAAAACATCATCACTAATAACTAATGTACCCTAGCTATAAGCCCTGTAACATTGAATTTGGATGATCCGAAGACTATGCTTTGTATGAATACAAACGTACTATACAAAGCGTGTTTCTGAGCCCAACATGTAAATGATAAATTTACTAACTGCGAATTCAAAGACAAGTTGATAAATTTGATCTTAAAATGTTGTATCATGTGCAGTAGAAGCTGTGATATGACAGGCTCGAAAAGGAAAGGGGAAAAAAAGCTAAACAAACACGACCGTGGGCAAAATGTTTTGTTTAGTTGAATACGTAAGAAGAAAAAGCATCGACACATGCATCCTCGTTGTGAGATGAATCATCATGCAGTTAACATATGATCATCTTTTCAGCTTAAGCACATAACGTCTCAAATAGCTAACTGGTTATCCATAATGATTACTTAATACATCTGCAATCAGTATAAGTAGCTGTCAATAATTCAGAACAAAACGTGATTTGCTGGCATGCCCCATTTGTCCTTGCAACACATGTACATATATTGATATTGATGTATATCTCGTAACAGAAAAGTTTGAAAGCATCGATATCTTCTTGTCCCTACATTTGATAAAGCGATAACATCTTGAACTTTcatattacatacatatatactcaCATTGCTAACAGCAGCATTTTCACTCTAAACCGCAGTACCTAATTAACAACAAATTACAAATACATGAACACTGATACTAAACTACAATTGGTGAAAGCCATCGTCATGAGAATTCAAAATGATGATCTGTCTCATCGAAGATCTCCTCCtacaaaacaaaaattaatgTCAGTAACAGCTTCCTACTAGATTTTGATTTGAGTAAATAAAGCTTGTCTTCGACTAGATGTCAAGAGTTTACCTGTAGTAGTTCTTCAATAACATCTTCCATCGTAATTACTCcaacagcttcttcttcttcgggGAGTTTTGGAAGTGGACTTCCATTATCTATCTCTAGAATATCCGAGTACATATTTTTTGTCCATTTTTTGCTCCGAGATCCCTTAATCGACTTGTTTGTATTTGGAAAGCTTTTCCACTTATGGAGTGGCATCTTGGGTTTCACCTTTTTCTCGTGTGGGGGTTTTTCACCATCAATATCCACCTTCACATCCTTCACTGGCTCTATTTCACAGACATGAGATACGTAGCATTGTAGCATTCAGTTATTATGAGAGAAACTAAACAAAATTTTGGCAAGGAAACATATTGATTACAAGTTACAGCCTGTTCTTACCATTGGCAGAGTTTTGGGAAGATGGCTGATTTGTCTTGTCACACCGTCTTACAACAACAGCCATGTGGCTATGGCCCTTCTGAAACTCATTCAATATATCATAGAGAGGCATACTTTCTGGAACCCTGTGAATGTAGGTAATTTCTAAATATCAATTTTCGGTTAAAGAATATGGAACCAATGTGCCTATCCCCATAAAACCTACAAGAAAATATATAAGATACCTTGGAATCCTGCGTATGGTTACACTCTTCACAGATGCTTCCTCTTCTGGATCAATTGTCAATAAATTCTTGACCTAAAATTAAGCAGCAAATTCTTAGAAAACAAAATGGAGACCGAAACAAGGCATTGCATACAGTTGACGCATCATTGGTGCTCAAGCAGACATAACACTGCCTCTAACTGCCACTTATGCCTATAAAcgaatcaataaaatttttgagGCCCAACAAGGGGAAAACCTGCTATAGGAGTATATGTTATCCGGTCAAATAGTTTGCCGAAGGAAGGCATTATCATCTAGAGCCTAAAGTAGAACTTTCACATATAGTTCCATTATCAGGAAGTAACTTAAAACTATGATGAAACTTATTCAAGAGTTTATAGAACTCAATATGACTCCAAGAATGTTAAATGGTAAAGGTGAATAATAACGAAGGAAAATCGGCACCAGTATAAGTCCAATAATATTTGTAGGCTGCTCATAATAGACCGGGACTCTGCTGTGCCCCCTCTCCAATATTAGGTTCATCAGCTCCCTGCTCAAATAATTGGTGTTAaattagatgaataaaatatgtaCTAAATTAAAAACTAGACTTTATCTAAATTTTTAATACAACTTACCTATCAAGTTTGGAATTAATATCAATGGCAAATGTGTCAGATATAGGAGTCATCGCATCGCTAGCTGTCTTCTCGCTGAGTTCAAGTGCCCCAGCAATGATTGTTGTTTCATCATGCGTTAGTTCCCCACCTTTTCCAGCCTAATGCAATCCAATAATGAACAGCAACAAAAACAAGTGGAAACATGAATATTTGGAGCAAAGGACTCCACATAACCAGAAGAGTAAGTATATAAGATTGTCCTTATTAACAATCcaggaaaattaaattgaaatataagAAGGTAGATATATGTGCAGCATACATATGAAAGAACAGGATGAGTGCAGGATACCTACTTTATGCAATTTTATAACaaattgataaaaagattatACAATAGAGATGGATGGCGTTATATgaataaaaaacaacaaataGCTCTGATACAGACCTCATTACCATGCAAATTTACGAGTGTTTTTAACTCGGCTCTGCGGAAAAGGGCTT
This genomic window contains:
- the LOC140183583 gene encoding uncharacterized protein; the encoded protein is MKAAVMNFIKGCEICQQNKHSTLQPAGLLQPLPIPSNVWVDISMDFIGELPKANGMDTIFVVVDHMTKYARFFPLSHPFTAKDVAVLFIKEVVRLHGFPSSIVEFWYHMTKQWPAWLSWAEFWYNTSYHGSIRMTPFRALYGREPPALLRGGMESSVEEVRVLLEERNQMLDEIQFQLNRAQNRMRQSADKKRRDVSFEVGDFVYLKLQLYRMKSLAARSN
- the LOC112791343 gene encoding DUF21 domain-containing protein At2g14520, whose amino-acid sequence is MAVEYTCCESKFFINIAVIVLLVLFAGLMSGLTLGLMSLSLVDLEVLAKSGTPQDRIHAEKILPVVKNQHLLLCTLLICNAAAMEALPIFLDSLVTAWGAILISVTLILLFGEIIPQSVCSRYGLAIGATVAPFVRVLVWICYPIAFPISKLLDFLLGHRNEALFRRAELKTLVNLHGNEAGKGGELTHDETTIIAGALELSEKTASDAMTPISDTFAIDINSKLDRELMNLILERGHSRVPVYYEQPTNIIGLILVKNLLTIDPEEEASVKSVTIRRIPRVPESMPLYDILNEFQKGHSHMAVVVRRCDKTNQPSSQNSANEPVKDVKVDIDGEKPPHEKKVKPKMPLHKWKSFPNTNKSIKGSRSKKWTKNMYSDILEIDNGSPLPKLPEEEEAVGVITMEDVIEELLQEEIFDETDHHFEFS